In Camelus dromedarius isolate mCamDro1 chromosome 4, mCamDro1.pat, whole genome shotgun sequence, the following are encoded in one genomic region:
- the FZD5 gene encoding frizzled-5: protein MARPDPSAPPSLLLLLLAQLAGRAAAASKAPVCQEITVPMCRGIGYNLTHMPNQFNHDTQDEAGLEVHQFWPLVEIHCSPDLRFFLCSMYTPICLPDYHKPLPPCRSVCERAKAGCSPLMRQYGFAWPERMSCDRLPVLGRDAEVLCMDYNRSEATTAPPRPFPAKPTLPGQPGPASGGDCAAGGPAMCKCREPFVPILKESHPLYNKVRTGQVPNCAVPCYQPSFSPDERTFATFWIGLWSVLCFISTSTTVATFLIDMERFRYPERPIIFLSACYLCVSLGFLVRLVVGHASVACSREHSHIHYETTGPALCTVVFLLVYFFGMASSIWWVILSLTWFLAAGMKWGNEAIAGYAQYFHLAAWLIPSVKSITALALSSVDGDPVAGICYVGNQNLNSLRGFVLAPLVLYLLVGTLFLLAGFVSLFRIRSVIKQGGTKTDKLEKLMIRIGIFTLLYTVPASIVVACYLYEQHYRESWEAALTCACPGPDAGQPRAKPEYWVLMLKYFMCLVVGITSGVWIWSGKTVESWRRFTSRCCCRRPRRGHKSGGATPAGDYEASAALTGRTGTPGPAAAAAAAAYHKQVSLSHV, encoded by the coding sequence atGGCTCGGCCTGACCCGTCCGCTCCGCCTTCGCTGTTGCTATTGCTTCTGGCGCAGCTGGCCGGCCGGGCGGCGGCCGCCTCCAAGGCCCCGGTGTGCCAGGAAATCACAGTGCCCATGTGCCGCGGCATCGGCTATAACCTGACGCACATGCCCAACCAGTTCAACCACGACACGCAGGACGAGGCGGGTCTGGAGGTGCACCAGTTCTGGCCGCTGGTGGAGATCCACTGCTCGCCGGACCTGCGCTTCTTCCTGTGCTCCATGTACACGCCCATCTGCCTGCCGGACTACCACAAGCCGCTGCCGCCCTGCCGCTCCGTGTGTGAGCGCGCCAAGGCCGGCTGCTCGCCGCTCATGCGCCAGTACGGCTTCGCCTGGCCGGAACGCATGAGCTGCGACCGCCTCCCAGTGCTGGGCCGCGACGCCGAGGTCCTGTGCATGGATTACAATCGCAGCGAGGCCACCACGGCGCCCCCCAGGCCCTTCCCGGCCAAACCCACCCTCCCAGGCCAGCCGGGGCCAGCCTCGGGGGGCGACTGCGCCGCCGGGGGCCCAGCGATGTGCAAGTGCCGCGAACCCTTCGTGCCCATTCTGAAGGAGTCGCACCCGCTTTACAACAAGGTGCGGACCGGCCAGGTACCCAACTGTGCGGTACCCTGCTACCAGCCGTCCTTCAGCCCCGACGAGCGCACGTTCGCCACCTTCTGGATCGGCCTGTGGTCTGTGCTGTGCTTCATCTCCACTTCCACCACGGTGGCCACCTTCTTAATAGACATGGAACGCTTCCGTTACCCTGAGCGCCCCATCATCTTCTTGTCAGCCTGCTACCTGTGCGTGTCGCTGGGCTTCCTGGTGCGCCTGGTCGTGGGCCATGCCAGCGTCGCCTGCAGCCGCGAGCACAGCCACATCCACTATGAGACAACGGGCCCTGCGCTGTGCACTGTTGTCTTTTTACTGGTCTACTTCTTCGGCATGGCCAGCTCCATCTGGTGGGTCATCCTGTCGCTCACCTGGTTCTTGGCGGCTGGCATGAAGTGGGGCAACGAGGCTATTGCAGGCTATGCGCAGTACTTCCACCTGGCCGCGTGGCTCATTCCCAGTGTCAAGTCCATCACTGCACTGGCACTGAGCTCCGTGGATGGGGACCCGGTGGCCGGCATCTGCTACGTGGGGAACCAGAACCTGAACTCGCTACGCGGCTTCGTGCTGGCCCCGCTGGTGCTCTACCTGCTGGTGGGCACGCTCTTCCTCCTGGCCGGCTTCGTGTCTCTCTTCCGCATCCGCAGCGTCATCAAGCAGGGTGGCACCAAGACGGACAAGCTGGAGAAGCTCATGATCCGTATTGGCATCTTCACACTACTCTACACGGTGCCCGCCAGCATCGTGGTGGCCTGCTACCTGTACGAACAGCATTATCGCGAGAGTTGGGAGGCTGCGCTCACCTGCGCGTGCCCAGGTCCAGATGCCGGCCAGCCGCGCGCCAAGCCCGAGTACTGGGTTCTCATGCTCAAGTACTTCATGTGCCTCGTGGTGGGCATCACGTCGGGCGTCTGGATTTGGTCCGGCAAGACTGTGGAGTCGTGGCGCCGCTTCACCAgccgctgctgctgccgccgcccgCGGCGGGGCCACAAGAGCGGCGGCGCCACTCCTGCCGGGGACTACGAGGCGAGCGCAGCTCTCACTGGCAGGACCGGGAcgccgggccccgccgccgccgccgccgccgccgcctacCACAAGCAGGTGTCCTTGTCGCACGTGTAG